A single Vulcanisaeta distributa DSM 14429 DNA region contains:
- a CDS encoding translation initiation factor IF-2 subunit beta, with the protein MSSDVNYDELYMKLLDKAYTLITPRIQRRQEIPKLSILVQPKKTIIQNFRDVAQRLNRDPTHIARFFLKELALPGNIEGNTFVLYAERSPRTLEAVYERYIKFYVECPVCHSIDTYLEREGRIYVLVCTACGARTPRKGIS; encoded by the coding sequence ATGTCGAGTGATGTTAATTATGATGAGCTTTATATGAAGTTATTGGATAAGGCCTATACATTAATAACACCTAGGATTCAGAGAAGGCAGGAGATACCTAAGTTGAGCATATTAGTTCAGCCTAAGAAGACGATTATCCAGAACTTCAGGGATGTTGCTCAAAGACTTAATAGGGACCCAACACACATAGCGAGGTTCTTCCTTAAGGAGCTGGCACTTCCAGGTAATATTGAGGGCAATACGTTTGTTTTATACGCTGAGAGGAGTCCGAGGACCCTTGAGGCTGTTTATGAGAGGTATATTAAGTTCTATGTTGAGTGCCCCGTGTGCCACTCAATAGATACCTACCTTGAGAGGGAGGGTAGGATATACGTGCTCGTGTGCACGGCTTGCGGCGCGAGGACTCCAAGGAAGGGTATTAGCTAA
- a CDS encoding (Fe-S)-binding protein has translation MESWVRSLIDIMKRSLDSNGLPIPMDKSYCTEWAKDLNIPRGGDTIIYTSCLYQMAPMINQLVPWIEKVRGTPLSGLAGVLSRFAGFVIKPSRADIDRANNILKNIARSLMKAGISFGFLYEDEPYSGALLHEIGAEDAFLEYFENTVLKTFRKYGIRRIITIDPHTHNILTNVAPNYFKLDFEVVNYLDLIRGIKVRPKMSGDVVIHDSCLYARYLGKYDVYRSILDNAGVKHLEDPLITGRDTSTCCGGPLESLSPELSRKIAKIRIENLAKLSKTVVTVCPICLANLSRNAEGVVQILDINEVVEAE, from the coding sequence TTGGAGAGTTGGGTTAGGTCTTTAATCGATATAATGAAGAGAAGCCTTGATTCCAATGGTTTACCAATACCGATGGATAAATCCTACTGTACCGAGTGGGCTAAGGACCTTAACATACCCAGGGGTGGTGATACGATAATTTACACGTCATGCCTATACCAAATGGCACCCATGATTAATCAATTAGTGCCATGGATAGAGAAGGTCAGGGGAACACCATTAAGTGGGTTGGCTGGTGTGCTTTCTAGGTTTGCGGGTTTTGTGATAAAGCCGAGTAGGGCGGATATCGATAGAGCCAATAACATACTTAAGAACATTGCCAGGTCATTGATGAAGGCTGGCATAAGCTTTGGCTTCCTCTACGAGGATGAGCCATACAGCGGCGCACTGCTTCATGAAATCGGGGCTGAGGATGCGTTCCTTGAGTACTTCGAGAATACGGTCCTCAAGACCTTCAGGAAGTACGGAATTAGGAGGATCATAACGATCGATCCACATACCCATAACATACTGACAAACGTGGCGCCAAACTACTTCAAGCTTGATTTTGAGGTTGTGAATTACCTGGATCTAATTAGGGGCATTAAAGTAAGGCCTAAGATGAGCGGTGATGTGGTTATTCATGACTCATGCCTATACGCCAGGTACCTGGGTAAGTACGATGTGTACAGGTCGATACTCGATAATGCCGGTGTTAAGCACCTTGAGGACCCATTAATAACCGGTAGGGACACATCAACCTGCTGCGGAGGGCCACTTGAATCACTCAGCCCGGAGCTTTCTAGGAAGATTGCTAAGATTAGGATTGAGAATTTGGCTAAGCTGTCAAAGACTGTGGTGACCGTATGCCCAATATGCTTAGCAAACCTCAGTAGGAATGCTGAGGGTGTCGTTCAGATCCTGGACATAAATGAGGTCGTCGAGGCGGAGTAG
- a CDS encoding M24 family metallopeptidase, whose translation MVYAVPTREFERRLNLLYRVMDEKRLDAVYIVNPINIAYFIGFYYLQTERPVAIVVRRNGDIYFLGPLLERDHVLSQTKLVSRVYTYRDYPGEVHPIRLFADWLRELHLDSSAIGYDASPGYVSYWGYKGPSLTDLLPNAKFVNISDDIYSMRLIKSDVEIELLRESAKWSNLAHSLLQDYTAPGMYDYEISLRASLDASIMMKKALGPGYKPLRSEYPAYAGFRGQVGEHGAYPHSISVERPIKVGDVLVTGATADVGGYMAELERNLFVGKPSNDVVKYHETALKLQDAALNALRPGVKASDVDRAVIRVAKELGVAEYLLHHSGHGLGLESHEAPFLDVGDETVLRPGMVVTVEPGIYVSGLGGFRHSDTVVIHEDYVEVITYYPRDTESLTIEI comes from the coding sequence GTGGTGTACGCAGTACCGACCAGGGAATTCGAGAGAAGGCTAAACCTACTTTATAGGGTTATGGATGAGAAGAGATTGGATGCCGTCTACATAGTCAATCCAATAAACATAGCCTACTTCATAGGGTTTTACTACCTACAGACGGAGAGGCCGGTTGCGATTGTTGTGCGTAGGAATGGCGATATCTACTTCCTTGGGCCACTACTGGAGAGGGATCACGTACTGAGCCAAACGAAGCTCGTGAGCAGGGTATACACGTATAGGGATTACCCAGGCGAGGTGCACCCAATACGGTTATTCGCTGATTGGCTCCGTGAATTACACCTGGATAGCTCGGCCATTGGTTATGATGCATCACCAGGTTACGTAAGTTACTGGGGCTATAAGGGACCAAGCCTAACTGATTTATTACCTAATGCTAAGTTCGTGAATATATCAGACGATATTTACTCCATGAGGTTGATAAAGAGCGATGTGGAGATTGAATTGCTCAGGGAAAGCGCTAAGTGGTCAAACCTTGCCCACTCACTCCTTCAGGATTACACGGCACCTGGCATGTATGACTATGAGATATCACTAAGGGCTTCACTTGATGCCTCCATAATGATGAAGAAGGCCTTAGGCCCTGGATATAAGCCACTGAGGTCTGAGTACCCCGCCTACGCAGGTTTTAGGGGCCAGGTTGGTGAGCATGGCGCTTACCCGCACTCAATAAGTGTGGAGAGACCTATTAAGGTCGGTGACGTTTTAGTGACTGGAGCCACCGCAGATGTTGGTGGTTACATGGCTGAACTCGAGAGAAATCTCTTCGTTGGAAAGCCAAGCAATGATGTTGTTAAATACCATGAAACGGCACTTAAGCTTCAGGATGCGGCATTGAACGCTTTAAGGCCAGGGGTTAAGGCCTCCGATGTCGATAGAGCCGTTATAAGGGTTGCCAAGGAACTTGGTGTGGCTGAGTACCTACTGCATCATAGCGGGCATGGCTTAGGGTTGGAAAGCCATGAGGCGCCATTCTTGGATGTTGGCGATGAGACAGTGTTGAGGCCGGGCATGGTTGTTACAGTTGAGCCAGGCATATACGTAAGTGGCCTTGGTGGATTTAGGCACTCAGACACTGTCGTTATCCATGAGGATTATGTCGAGGTAATAACGTATTACCCCAGGGATACCGAGTCATTGACAATAGAGATCTAG
- a CDS encoding DUF998 domain-containing protein, whose protein sequence is MNIKQFLTYTGVIAAVLAWLFIAISISVNPWFVFTRNAFSDLGGPYATDPWIYNYGLITTSVFVDLYSINLLLISRNKVEDFASAFVFIAGLFLALIGIYHAGTRPHVFVSTWFFTQMDMALITWGVGSLMARDRRLGLFSLLLGVVAPMIALIIPWPSAATEEAYGIAVIDLWVAVVTYFDAKHLIK, encoded by the coding sequence ATGAACATAAAGCAATTTTTAACGTATACGGGGGTTATCGCCGCGGTACTTGCCTGGCTATTCATAGCTATTAGCATAAGCGTTAATCCCTGGTTTGTATTCACTAGGAACGCCTTCAGTGACTTGGGAGGACCCTACGCCACTGATCCCTGGATTTACAATTACGGATTAATAACGACATCAGTATTTGTTGACCTATACTCAATAAACCTATTGCTAATATCAAGAAATAAGGTTGAGGACTTCGCCTCAGCATTCGTATTCATCGCAGGGCTATTCCTGGCATTAATAGGGATTTACCACGCTGGAACTCGACCACACGTTTTTGTCTCAACCTGGTTCTTCACGCAAATGGATATGGCGTTGATTACGTGGGGAGTTGGCTCATTAATGGCTAGGGATAGGAGGCTTGGGTTGTTCTCACTACTCCTCGGTGTTGTAGCGCCAATGATAGCGTTGATAATTCCATGGCCATCAGCAGCCACCGAGGAGGCTTATGGAATAGCCGTGATAGACCTGTGGGTAGCCGTGGTCACGTACTTTGATGCAAAGCACTTGATTAAGTGA
- a CDS encoding DsbA family protein, with protein MPDEWLIKDVRGVLDRVERVGLGFRAQNPRLLIVIFYDLYCPGCALLEDEAGDYLVELYRNGKASLYFVDYPVHRGVEKLHAAFRCIYRRDPMVFLEVLKRHYEAYLSGKLKGEESIAEAGGDCVNEELKRVMEAKSVAKELGAPGTPTIIIGNLVKNVGQGIFGYPGITKLAKAIEDLYVY; from the coding sequence ATGCCTGATGAGTGGTTGATTAAGGATGTTAGGGGTGTTTTGGATAGGGTTGAGAGGGTTGGGCTTGGGTTTAGGGCTCAAAATCCCAGGTTATTAATTGTCATCTTTTACGACCTCTACTGCCCGGGCTGTGCCCTGCTTGAGGATGAGGCTGGTGATTACCTGGTTGAGTTGTATAGGAATGGTAAGGCGTCACTCTACTTCGTTGATTACCCAGTGCATAGGGGTGTTGAGAAGCTCCATGCAGCGTTTAGATGCATTTACAGGAGGGATCCAATGGTCTTCCTGGAGGTCCTAAAGAGGCATTATGAGGCGTACCTAAGCGGTAAGTTAAAGGGTGAGGAGTCCATTGCCGAGGCTGGTGGCGACTGCGTTAACGAAGAGCTTAAGAGGGTCATGGAGGCTAAGTCCGTGGCCAAGGAGTTGGGTGCCCCGGGTACTCCAACAATAATAATTGGTAACCTTGTTAAGAATGTTGGACAGGGGATATTTGGTTACCCAGGCATTACGAAACTCGCGAAGGCCATTGAGGACCTTTACGTTTATTAA
- a CDS encoding NADH-quinone oxidoreductase subunit N: MSTPYTYILLASAVISVVGTAPALLSEGARRYSWIAPAISMIILLAAPNTYLMAYVAFLVVIGILGIITLMRLNSPIRGVDYVLISIMIIATVLALYTSNLALTLLSLMLVSAPTYLLILMGDPGTSIEVGVKYVVNMIIATVLFFVGAIIISSGPSLITYIIGFSLLLLGLSLEVGVAPMHEWVPDVFTAGNPIPVSIIASIAKIAPFIVAIKITLTTMSLYRVPPYYLAYIAGAFATISMFLGNIGALTSRESPRVLAYSSIANMGYVMAAFAAAIMGAQEMGVTLGLALVGLLLQLFMNAVGKMGFFNTVFSKGNNAVSTWLISLAFIGTPPLLGFWSKLYIILALVYGNLTWLAVLLVINSVISVPYYVRLARELGTGWKGGLAEGLVIVFTILVLSTTIPPSWLIHPIMNLINYLILSL; encoded by the coding sequence GTGTCCACACCATACACATACATCCTCCTTGCATCAGCAGTAATAAGCGTGGTTGGCACAGCACCGGCACTACTCAGTGAGGGTGCTAGGAGGTACTCGTGGATCGCACCGGCAATATCAATGATAATACTCCTCGCGGCGCCAAACACGTACTTAATGGCATATGTCGCGTTCCTCGTGGTCATAGGCATCCTTGGAATAATTACCTTAATGAGGCTCAACTCGCCAATAAGGGGTGTTGATTACGTACTCATCTCAATAATGATAATAGCCACGGTACTAGCCCTATACACAAGCAACCTAGCCCTAACACTGCTGTCGCTAATGCTCGTCTCAGCACCAACGTACTTACTGATCCTAATGGGGGATCCAGGCACGAGCATTGAGGTTGGTGTTAAGTACGTGGTTAACATGATAATAGCCACGGTACTCTTCTTCGTGGGCGCAATAATAATTAGTTCAGGCCCATCATTAATAACATACATAATAGGCTTCTCCCTACTACTCCTCGGCCTATCCCTAGAGGTTGGTGTGGCCCCAATGCATGAGTGGGTTCCCGACGTGTTCACGGCCGGTAACCCAATACCTGTCTCGATAATAGCCTCCATAGCCAAGATAGCCCCATTCATCGTCGCCATTAAGATAACACTGACCACAATGAGCCTCTACAGGGTACCGCCCTACTACCTGGCATACATAGCCGGCGCCTTCGCGACGATATCAATGTTCCTAGGAAACATAGGCGCGCTTACGAGTAGGGAGAGTCCGAGGGTCCTCGCCTATTCCTCAATAGCAAACATGGGCTATGTAATGGCCGCCTTCGCAGCCGCGATAATGGGTGCCCAGGAGATGGGCGTAACCCTAGGGCTGGCGCTCGTCGGTTTATTACTACAGTTATTCATGAATGCCGTCGGCAAAATGGGATTCTTTAACACAGTATTTTCAAAGGGTAATAATGCGGTGAGTACCTGGTTGATATCCCTGGCCTTCATAGGCACACCACCGCTCCTGGGCTTCTGGTCAAAGCTATACATAATACTGGCGTTGGTCTACGGCAACCTCACCTGGCTCGCGGTTCTACTGGTAATTAACTCCGTGATCTCGGTACCCTACTACGTGAGGCTCGCCAGGGAGTTGGGGACTGGTTGGAAGGGTGGGTTGGCTGAGGGCTTGGTAATAGTTTTCACGATACTCGTTTTATCAACAACGATACCACCATCCTGGTTAATACACCCAATAATGAACCTAATCAACTACTTAATCCTAAGCCTGTGA
- a CDS encoding NADH-quinone oxidoreductase subunit K: MEVVNAAIIYGFASIILMIGYYSALRANDLIRVLISLELMFNAIFLALVPLFAVNAVVAFGILVVTILSSSTEFMTLITAIMALDRVRKSVRVEEIKAGGEQYVESKSNT, from the coding sequence ATGGAGGTCGTGAATGCGGCGATAATTTACGGATTTGCATCAATAATACTAATGATTGGTTACTACAGCGCATTGAGGGCTAATGACCTGATTAGGGTTTTAATATCGCTTGAACTCATGTTCAACGCAATATTCCTAGCGCTGGTTCCACTCTTTGCTGTTAATGCCGTGGTCGCCTTCGGCATACTCGTCGTAACCATACTGTCATCATCCACAGAATTCATGACCCTAATAACGGCTATAATGGCGTTGGATAGGGTTAGGAAGTCCGTGAGGGTTGAGGAGATTAAGGCTGGTGGTGAGCAGTATGTTGAGTCGAAGAGTAATACTTAA
- a CDS encoding cob(I)yrinic acid a,c-diamide adenosyltransferase, whose amino-acid sequence MGLVLLYTGDGKGKTTAALGLVLRAVGHGYRVVIAHLMKTLIYRGEYVGEYLAIKKFLGDYVDIYSLDPDQHLTPRDVLRAALDRAREVKPFLLILDEVNNAVANGYLTADEVINGIRSLPPEVNVVLTGRDAPREFMEIADLITIMESRKHYFDRGIVGVRGLEW is encoded by the coding sequence ATGGGGCTGGTACTACTCTATACCGGTGATGGTAAGGGAAAGACAACGGCGGCGCTGGGGCTCGTCCTAAGGGCGGTTGGTCACGGCTATAGGGTCGTGATTGCCCACCTAATGAAGACCTTGATATACAGGGGTGAGTACGTCGGTGAGTACCTTGCAATTAAGAAATTCCTTGGTGATTACGTCGACATCTACTCACTGGACCCGGACCAGCACTTAACGCCTAGGGACGTGCTCAGGGCGGCGCTTGATAGGGCTAGGGAGGTTAAGCCCTTCCTACTGATACTGGATGAGGTCAATAATGCGGTGGCCAATGGCTATCTAACGGCTGATGAGGTCATTAATGGCATTAGGTCACTACCGCCTGAGGTTAATGTGGTGTTGACGGGTAGGGATGCGCCTAGGGAGTTCATGGAAATAGCCGACCTAATAACGATTATGGAGTCAAGGAAGCATTACTTCGATAGGGGTATAGTCGGTGTAAGAGGTCTGGAATGGTAA
- a CDS encoding BtpA/SgcQ family protein — MPTLKFRDDRPTLIGVVHLPPLPGSIRYGGLDISTIVDFAVRNARVLDEAGFDAVILENYNDYPFRVRVREAETIASMAIIAREVVRSVNIPVGINLLRNSGPEAAAIAAVTGASFIRSNAYCEAVVSVEGLIEPVAREVLEVMTRLNTKITVLADIFVKHASPLHRMTIEDVARDCVERALADALVITGPRTGEPPDPLLLRRVVKAMNAKVLVGSGINPNNIGDYREAHGFIVGTYLKDEEGQIDLAKARNMVNAVKALTKP; from the coding sequence ATGCCAACACTGAAGTTTAGGGATGATAGGCCCACGCTCATCGGCGTTGTGCACTTACCGCCATTACCAGGCTCTATTAGGTATGGTGGACTGGACATCAGCACGATCGTGGACTTCGCCGTTAGGAATGCCAGGGTGCTTGATGAGGCTGGCTTTGATGCCGTGATACTCGAGAACTACAACGATTATCCATTCAGGGTTAGGGTTAGGGAGGCTGAGACCATAGCCTCCATGGCGATAATAGCCAGGGAGGTGGTCAGGTCGGTGAATATACCCGTGGGCATCAACCTACTGAGGAATTCCGGCCCAGAGGCAGCCGCGATAGCAGCCGTGACCGGGGCATCCTTCATTAGGTCAAACGCCTACTGCGAGGCGGTGGTGAGTGTCGAGGGGTTGATAGAGCCGGTGGCCAGGGAGGTCCTCGAGGTAATGACGAGGCTCAACACAAAGATCACGGTGCTCGCCGACATATTCGTTAAACACGCAAGCCCACTGCACAGGATGACCATTGAGGACGTGGCCAGGGACTGCGTGGAGAGGGCCCTGGCCGACGCACTCGTGATCACGGGACCAAGGACCGGTGAACCACCAGACCCACTACTCCTTAGGCGCGTCGTTAAGGCGATGAATGCCAAGGTACTCGTGGGAAGCGGCATAAACCCAAATAATATAGGCGATTACAGGGAGGCCCACGGCTTCATAGTGGGCACATACCTAAAGGACGAGGAAGGACAAATAGACCTGGCAAAGGCCAGAAACATGGTAAACGCAGTAAAGGCATTAACAAAGCCGTGA
- a CDS encoding helix-turn-helix domain-containing protein produces the protein MVEYERDLKKILIWLLGGSRGGLMRLKILLLLKKRPMNPNQLARVLNVNYRTVIYHLELLERYGLVNKLDIGYGAPYFISDKLEKRWDLIRDVMRILGINEREEMEEGGEP, from the coding sequence ATGGTTGAATATGAGAGGGACTTAAAGAAAATACTTATTTGGTTGCTTGGCGGCTCCCGTGGAGGTTTAATGAGACTCAAGATCCTATTACTCCTTAAGAAAAGGCCCATGAACCCTAATCAATTGGCCAGGGTGTTAAACGTGAATTACAGGACCGTGATTTACCACTTAGAGCTTCTTGAGAGGTATGGGCTCGTTAATAAGTTAGATATCGGCTATGGGGCGCCATACTTCATTAGTGATAAGCTTGAAAAGAGGTGGGACCTTATTAGGGATGTCATGAGGATATTGGGTATTAACGAGAGGGAGGAGATGGAGGAGGGTGGTGAGCCATGA
- a CDS encoding 4Fe-4S binding protein produces the protein MPMVVSEEGRLLILEDPSDEELSRVKDHDGPVIIVLRKLGNVNVQGKHPMNIYILRSPSNEELEALKAQLMARRVTTKEVAVEGPISRRELLMGRVTKVVEKNIPTYFENACRARFGCGECVNACPANAISIVNNRVTINESACIECGLCVSRCPTGALAMVGADDNEYVALLNKLNNVRGIRRITFTCPLNTRESRDGEYIYRVPCIDSVSPEWVAMALAKSLEVGVECPDQSCKLGGADYAKGLINAFTESFKLSITEDGALSMIGGEEVGEGMIYMGIRRNDYIKALTRLRPRTTGVANELLKIFSVHVDDVKCSFCGVCFAKCPERAFDVGRDGNKTVLKLNNLKCIGCGYCARLCPEKAITVDRAKEFPMSDSTDVVYDEVITCKMCGRPFDTRRHIMATKVRLGIKGDPEWLYLCPDCRRYYTAKRMLENALGMKGVKSYI, from the coding sequence ATGCCTATGGTGGTGAGTGAGGAGGGTAGGTTATTGATCCTCGAGGACCCAAGTGATGAGGAGTTGAGTAGGGTTAAGGATCATGATGGCCCCGTAATCATAGTCCTCAGGAAGCTGGGTAATGTCAATGTCCAGGGAAAACACCCAATGAACATATACATACTCAGGTCACCGAGTAATGAGGAGTTGGAGGCGCTGAAGGCGCAGTTAATGGCCAGGAGGGTCACCACTAAGGAGGTGGCTGTTGAAGGCCCCATTAGCAGGAGGGAGTTGCTGATGGGTAGGGTCACCAAGGTTGTTGAGAAAAACATACCCACATACTTCGAAAACGCATGTAGGGCTAGGTTTGGCTGTGGTGAGTGCGTCAATGCATGCCCGGCTAATGCAATATCCATAGTTAATAATAGGGTCACTATCAATGAGAGCGCGTGCATTGAATGTGGCCTATGCGTGTCGAGGTGCCCAACCGGTGCCCTGGCAATGGTGGGCGCTGACGATAATGAGTACGTAGCCCTACTTAATAAGTTGAATAATGTGAGGGGTATTAGGAGGATTACATTCACATGCCCATTGAACACCAGGGAGTCTAGGGACGGTGAGTACATCTATAGGGTGCCGTGCATCGACTCAGTCAGTCCCGAGTGGGTGGCAATGGCGCTTGCCAAGTCCCTTGAGGTGGGTGTTGAGTGCCCCGACCAGTCATGTAAGTTGGGTGGTGCTGACTATGCCAAGGGATTGATTAATGCATTCACGGAGTCGTTCAAGCTAAGCATCACTGAGGATGGTGCATTGTCAATGATTGGCGGCGAGGAAGTGGGTGAGGGGATGATCTACATGGGCATTAGGCGTAATGACTATATTAAGGCATTAACGAGACTTAGACCAAGGACCACGGGAGTAGCCAATGAATTACTTAAGATATTTAGTGTCCATGTGGATGATGTTAAGTGCTCATTCTGTGGCGTATGCTTTGCCAAGTGCCCCGAGAGGGCATTTGACGTTGGTAGGGATGGTAATAAGACAGTGCTTAAGCTCAATAACCTCAAGTGCATTGGCTGTGGCTACTGCGCGAGGTTATGCCCTGAGAAGGCAATAACCGTTGATAGGGCTAAGGAATTCCCAATGAGCGACAGCACTGACGTGGTCTACGACGAGGTGATCACCTGTAAAATGTGTGGTAGACCCTTCGATACCAGGAGGCATATAATGGCTACGAAGGTTAGGCTGGGCATTAAGGGTGACCCGGAGTGGCTGTACCTATGCCCAGACTGTAGGAGATACTACACGGCAAAGAGGATGCTTGAGAATGCATTGGGTATGAAGGGGGTTAAGAGCTACATCTAA
- a CDS encoding TorD/DmsD family molecular chaperone: MESLDPQALKSLAFSRSIIYDFLASSYIYPYRLSDFERLIKSRIGRVRDVARVLVGLYPSMNDLIKLLGLAENVNDYNALTPIQVDFTRVDYGAIPYEGYTHTGYLDMNTEITLKRIYADYNLVVNKDFRDLRGDHIAVEFAFMSFLAYKEYDDWSSAVKYVEEEDYFINNHLINWVPIFVSTSLKLVRTDYFKLLLNFTRDFVVQDREVIKAVRDAYGGE, translated from the coding sequence ATGGAGAGCCTAGACCCACAGGCCTTAAAATCACTCGCCTTTTCTCGTTCCATCATTTACGACTTCTTAGCCTCATCCTACATATACCCGTATAGGCTCAGTGACTTTGAGAGGCTCATTAAGTCGAGGATTGGTAGGGTTAGGGATGTGGCAAGGGTCCTGGTTGGTCTGTACCCGTCAATGAATGACTTAATTAAGCTGTTGGGTCTTGCGGAGAATGTGAATGATTATAATGCATTAACACCAATACAGGTAGACTTCACGAGGGTTGATTATGGCGCAATACCGTATGAGGGCTACACCCACACCGGCTATCTCGATATGAACACTGAAATAACCCTCAAGAGGATCTACGCTGATTATAACCTAGTCGTTAATAAGGACTTCAGGGACTTGAGGGGTGACCATATTGCCGTTGAGTTCGCCTTCATGAGCTTCCTGGCGTATAAGGAGTATGACGATTGGAGTAGTGCGGTTAAGTACGTTGAGGAGGAGGACTACTTCATAAATAATCACTTAATTAATTGGGTACCAATATTCGTGAGCACGTCGCTAAAGCTCGTGAGGACGGACTACTTCAAGCTCCTCCTCAACTTCACGAGGGATTTCGTGGTCCAGGACAGGGAGGTCATTAAGGCTGTGAGGGATGCCTATGGTGGTGAGTGA
- a CDS encoding 4Fe-4S dicluster domain-containing protein — protein MVQLAILTDLSKCFGCNACMLACKEWHSSGCYGPMTDLNPWGPEPGKAPWSVFFMRVLQVEVGEFPNTKTFSVPISCFHCRNPACVTVCPTGAIYKRKEDGVVVINYEVCIGCRYCENACPYGNIIFDPVEGVSKKCVMAIDRIYDESLPLYERIPPCVRNCPAGARIFGDMDDPNSIIYRTAVRKGAVPMGPEFGTDPPSLYIMPGVQTNESTRIVTKEEPEEFALRTGAADLPTLLQKLKGVKPTGGHCGGGVGNAKGQGT, from the coding sequence ATGGTCCAGCTAGCCATACTCACAGACCTAAGCAAGTGCTTTGGATGTAACGCATGCATGCTTGCTTGCAAGGAGTGGCACTCAAGCGGATGCTACGGTCCAATGACTGACCTAAACCCATGGGGTCCAGAGCCTGGTAAGGCGCCATGGTCAGTATTCTTCATGAGGGTGCTGCAGGTAGAGGTTGGTGAGTTCCCAAACACAAAGACATTCAGTGTGCCAATCAGCTGCTTCCACTGCAGGAATCCCGCATGCGTCACTGTATGCCCGACGGGGGCTATATACAAGAGGAAGGAGGATGGCGTCGTGGTGATTAACTACGAGGTTTGCATCGGCTGTAGGTATTGCGAGAATGCATGCCCATACGGCAACATAATATTCGACCCAGTGGAGGGGGTCAGTAAGAAGTGCGTGATGGCAATCGACAGAATCTATGACGAGTCACTACCGCTTTACGAGAGGATACCACCATGTGTTAGGAATTGCCCGGCTGGCGCCAGGATATTCGGTGATATGGACGACCCCAACAGCATAATCTACAGGACTGCGGTGAGGAAGGGTGCCGTGCCCATGGGCCCAGAGTTTGGTACGGACCCGCCAAGCCTATACATAATGCCGGGCGTGCAGACTAATGAATCAACCAGGATAGTCACTAAGGAGGAGCCTGAGGAGTTTGCATTGAGGACAGGCGCCGCTGACCTACCAACACTGCTCCAGAAGCTTAAGGGTGTCAAACCCACTGGTGGTCATTGCGGTGGTGGCGTGGGTAATGCCAAGGGCCAGGGTACGTGA